In the Tribolium castaneum strain GA2 chromosome 1, icTriCast1.1, whole genome shotgun sequence genome, one interval contains:
- the LOC657176 gene encoding homeobox protein six1 — protein sequence MEVDATSSTSNDSNNGNFCQNLNYYNENLFFTTNGKLDSFFNSDKSARKNGENEKVARKFNCYKKDDFSGNNNVLKSKSDDVNKRVSLSVANYNKKVDVNSENRKNLIDFFNKKNMDNNSIHLNNVDSYGKKSIGFSPEQVQCMCEALHQRGDIERLATFLWSLPPSELLRGNESILRARAAVAFYRGSYHELYSILESHAFNQRWHAELQTLWFKAHYNEAEKVRGRPLGAVDKYRLRKKYPLPKTIWDGEETVYCFKERSRNALKECYARNRYPTPDEKRALAKRTGLTLTQVSNWFKNRRQRDRTPQPRPELILGNMSLNQSGMMSAHQGSLDMVAFQAASKLFDSNCGVASCYSDYQVP from the exons ATGGAGGTAGATGCAACATCTAGTACTTCAAACGATTCAAACAAtggaaatttttgtcaaaatttgaattattataacgaaaatttgttttttaccaCAAATGGGAAACTAGACTCGTTTTTTAATAGTGACAAGTCGGCGCGAAAGAACGgtgaaaatgaaaaagtaGCTCGAAAATTTAACTGTTATAAAAAGGACGATTTTAGTGGTAACAACAATGTGCTTAAAAGTAAATCGGATGATGTTAATAAAAGAGTTTCATTGTCTGTTGCTAACtataataagaaagttgatgtAAACTCCGAAAAcaggaaaaatttaattgacttttttaacaagaaaaatatGGATAATAACAGTATCCATTTGAACAATGTGGATTCGTATGGAAAAAAATCGATTGGATTTTCCCCAGAACAG GTGCAATGTATGTGCGAAGCGCTCCATCAGCGAGGCGACATCGAACGGCTGGCAACATTTCTGTGGTCCTTGCCTCCGTCGGAGCTTTTGAGAGGGAACGAAAGCATTCTCCGAGCTCGCGCTGCTGTGGCATTCTACAGAGGCTCATACCACGAGCTGTATTCCATTCTGGAGTCGCATGCGTTTAATCAACGATGGCATGCTGAATTGCAAACCTTATGGTTTAAAGCGCATTACAACGAAGCTGAAAAAGTGCGCGGCAGACCACTGG GAGCGGTGGATAAGTACAGGCTGAGGAAAAAATACCCGCTCCCCAAAACCATATGGGATGGAGAGGAAACTGTTTACTGCTTTAAAGAACGGAGTCGTAATGCGTTGAAGGAGTGCTATGCCAGGAACAGATATCCTACGCCTGATGAAAAACGGGCTTTGGCCAAACGGACCGGACTTACTTTAACGCAAGTTTCGAATTGGTTCAAAAATCGGAGGCAGAGGGATAGGACGCCGCAGCCTAGACc ggAGCTCATTTTGGGGAACATGTCGCTCAACCAAAGTGGGATGATGTCAGCTCATCAAGGAAGTCTCGACATGGTGGCATTCCAAGCTGCTTCAAAACTCTTCGACTCAAACTGTGGTGTTGCTTCATGTTATTCGGATTATCAAGTAccataa